One genomic segment of Chiloscyllium plagiosum isolate BGI_BamShark_2017 chromosome 10, ASM401019v2, whole genome shotgun sequence includes these proteins:
- the zfyve19 gene encoding abscission/NoCut checkpoint regulator isoform X1, which produces MTPTRTLWLNLPRCPIIPKQSNRYKHKPVPVQNCPNFIRNKFTINFNTKHTIFNAIWPLMFTILPKSLVNVYSVSVSGSVNLLSLALSVLSGWSAGLLGKPQDSKRGLQLGCKNCGHAYCSSCLSYSTLVPRCGNTQQKVCRQCHGTLTRFQSCLYAVKGETLLGRHRRSGKQDNAAKWSPPENYKKRVAALEAKQQEQTAANKAGSHTPNMKYLGLSKEDRAIAERLEKLKEETKLKSIPSQQEIEMRLAALKKDPQRPILSTAEMEDRLALLKGQPPPSKAPRPSYQGPDTRTQTEQVNDLFKQMSEEAALDQKYGPGLEDGEMNDLNKGIDPRNFNNAADNNTKSFEEEKSNLLDQATAELKQDNLHKEQVSKISQRLATLKGEDTKAAVVDWKYAELDSDEENEELLSQRILKQVNEEIALDEASGYNIPLERPKPAQATPAGKKLQSTPTVPTAEATDSDEELPWCCICNSDAVIRCRDCDGDLYCQRCFREGHDKFERKEHRTSKYRPPNKKK; this is translated from the exons atGACTCCAACCAGAACGTTATGGTTGAATTTGCCGAGGTGTCCCATAATACCAAAGCAGTCAAATCGATACAAACACAAACCGGTACCAGTGCAAAACTGTCCCAACTTCATTAGGAACAAATTTACAATAAACTTTAATACTAAACATACTATTTTTAATGCTATTTGGCCGCTTATGTTTACGATACTTCCCAAGTCTCTTGTAAATGTATAtagtgtctctgtctctgggtcTGTGAACCTGCTTTCTCTTGCGCTCTCTGTTCTATCTGGATGGTCAGCTGGTCTCCTTGGAAAGCCTCAAGATTCCAAGAGAGGTCTGCAG CTTGGGTGCAAGAACTGCGGCCATGCGTATTGTTCATCATGTCTCAGCTATAGCACCTTGGTCCCTCGTTGTGGGAATACACAGCAAAAGGTCTGCAGGCAGTGCCATGGAACCCTCACAAG GTTCCAATCATGTCTTTATGCAGTGAAAGGGGAGACATTGCTTGGCAGGCACAGAAG ATCTGGGAAACAGGATAATGCTGCAAAATGGTCTCCACCAGAGAATTACAAAAA GCGAGTAGCTGCTCTGGAGGCTAAACAACAGGAACAAACAGCAGCAAACAAAGCGGGTAGTCACACACCAAACATGAAGTATCTAGGTCTATCAAAAGAGGACCGAGCCATTGCTGAGCGACTGGAGAAGTTAAAGGAAGAAACCAAACTGA AATCTATACCTTCTCAGCAGGAGATTGAAATGCGATTGGCCGCACTAAAGAAGGACCCTCAGCGACCTATACTCTCCACAGCAGAGATGGAGGACAGATTAGCTCTGTTAAAGGGTCAGCCACCACCTTCAAAAGCACCCAGACCT AGTTATCAGGGTCCTGATACTAGGACTCAGACGGAACAAGTCAATGACCTCTTCAAACAAATGTCAGAAGAAGCAGCCTTAGATCAAAAGTACGGCCCTGGTCTTGAAG ATGGTGAGATGAATGACCTGAATAAAGGAATTGATCCACGTAATTTCAACAATGCAGCCGACAATAACACCAAAAGCTTTGAGGAAGAGAAGAGTAATCTGCTGGACCAGGCAACAGCGGAGCTGAAGCAGGACAATTTGCACAAGGAGCAAGTTTCAAAGATCTCCCAGAGACTGGCCACACTGAAAGGAGAAGACACCAAAGCTG CTGTCGTTGACTGGAAATATGCTGAGCTGGACAGTGATGAAGAAAATGAAGAGCTGCTTAGCCAGCGAATTCTGAAACAG GTTAATGAAGAAATTGCCCTGGATGAAGCAAGTGGTTATAACATCCCTCTAGAGCGACCTAAGCCAGCTCAGGCCACACCGGCTGGGAAGAAG ttgcaGTCGACACCCACAGTGCCAACTGCTGAGGCAACAGACAGTGATGAGGAACTGCCTTGGTGCTGCATCTGCAATAGTGATGCTGTGATCCGTTGTCGTGACTGCGATGGAGACCTCTACTGCCAGAGATGTTTCAG GGAGGGTCATgataaatttgaaagaaaagaacacagaacatccAAGTACCGTCCACCAAACAAGAAGAAATAA
- the zfyve19 gene encoding abscission/NoCut checkpoint regulator isoform X3, protein MAGRCYGCASKFTLLRKELGCKNCGHAYCSSCLSYSTLVPRCGNTQQKVCRQCHGTLTRFQSCLYAVKGETLLGRHRRSGKQDNAAKWSPPENYKKRVAALEAKQQEQTAANKAGSHTPNMKYLGLSKEDRAIAERLEKLKEETKLKSIPSQQEIEMRLAALKKDPQRPILSTAEMEDRLALLKGQPPPSKAPRPSYQGPDTRTQTEQVNDLFKQMSEEAALDQKYGPGLEDGEMNDLNKGIDPRNFNNAADNNTKSFEEEKSNLLDQATAELKQDNLHKEQVSKISQRLATLKGEDTKAAVVDWKYAELDSDEENEELLSQRILKQVNEEIALDEASGYNIPLERPKPAQATPAGKKLQSTPTVPTAEATDSDEELPWCCICNSDAVIRCRDCDGDLYCQRCFREGHDKFERKEHRTSKYRPPNKKK, encoded by the exons ATGGCTGGAAGATGCTATGGTTGCGCGTCTAAATTCACTCTCCTGAGGAAAGAG CTTGGGTGCAAGAACTGCGGCCATGCGTATTGTTCATCATGTCTCAGCTATAGCACCTTGGTCCCTCGTTGTGGGAATACACAGCAAAAGGTCTGCAGGCAGTGCCATGGAACCCTCACAAG GTTCCAATCATGTCTTTATGCAGTGAAAGGGGAGACATTGCTTGGCAGGCACAGAAG ATCTGGGAAACAGGATAATGCTGCAAAATGGTCTCCACCAGAGAATTACAAAAA GCGAGTAGCTGCTCTGGAGGCTAAACAACAGGAACAAACAGCAGCAAACAAAGCGGGTAGTCACACACCAAACATGAAGTATCTAGGTCTATCAAAAGAGGACCGAGCCATTGCTGAGCGACTGGAGAAGTTAAAGGAAGAAACCAAACTGA AATCTATACCTTCTCAGCAGGAGATTGAAATGCGATTGGCCGCACTAAAGAAGGACCCTCAGCGACCTATACTCTCCACAGCAGAGATGGAGGACAGATTAGCTCTGTTAAAGGGTCAGCCACCACCTTCAAAAGCACCCAGACCT AGTTATCAGGGTCCTGATACTAGGACTCAGACGGAACAAGTCAATGACCTCTTCAAACAAATGTCAGAAGAAGCAGCCTTAGATCAAAAGTACGGCCCTGGTCTTGAAG ATGGTGAGATGAATGACCTGAATAAAGGAATTGATCCACGTAATTTCAACAATGCAGCCGACAATAACACCAAAAGCTTTGAGGAAGAGAAGAGTAATCTGCTGGACCAGGCAACAGCGGAGCTGAAGCAGGACAATTTGCACAAGGAGCAAGTTTCAAAGATCTCCCAGAGACTGGCCACACTGAAAGGAGAAGACACCAAAGCTG CTGTCGTTGACTGGAAATATGCTGAGCTGGACAGTGATGAAGAAAATGAAGAGCTGCTTAGCCAGCGAATTCTGAAACAG GTTAATGAAGAAATTGCCCTGGATGAAGCAAGTGGTTATAACATCCCTCTAGAGCGACCTAAGCCAGCTCAGGCCACACCGGCTGGGAAGAAG ttgcaGTCGACACCCACAGTGCCAACTGCTGAGGCAACAGACAGTGATGAGGAACTGCCTTGGTGCTGCATCTGCAATAGTGATGCTGTGATCCGTTGTCGTGACTGCGATGGAGACCTCTACTGCCAGAGATGTTTCAG GGAGGGTCATgataaatttgaaagaaaagaacacagaacatccAAGTACCGTCCACCAAACAAGAAGAAATAA
- the zfyve19 gene encoding abscission/NoCut checkpoint regulator isoform X2: MTPTRTLWLNLPRCPIIPKQSNRYKHKPVPVQNCPNFIRNKFTINFNTKHTIFNAIWPLMFTILPKSLVNVYSVSVSGSVNLLSLALSVLSGWSAGLLGKPQDSKRGLQLGCKNCGHAYCSSCLSYSTLVPRCGNTQQKVCRQCHGTLTRSGKQDNAAKWSPPENYKKRVAALEAKQQEQTAANKAGSHTPNMKYLGLSKEDRAIAERLEKLKEETKLKSIPSQQEIEMRLAALKKDPQRPILSTAEMEDRLALLKGQPPPSKAPRPSYQGPDTRTQTEQVNDLFKQMSEEAALDQKYGPGLEDGEMNDLNKGIDPRNFNNAADNNTKSFEEEKSNLLDQATAELKQDNLHKEQVSKISQRLATLKGEDTKAAVVDWKYAELDSDEENEELLSQRILKQVNEEIALDEASGYNIPLERPKPAQATPAGKKLQSTPTVPTAEATDSDEELPWCCICNSDAVIRCRDCDGDLYCQRCFREGHDKFERKEHRTSKYRPPNKKK, encoded by the exons atGACTCCAACCAGAACGTTATGGTTGAATTTGCCGAGGTGTCCCATAATACCAAAGCAGTCAAATCGATACAAACACAAACCGGTACCAGTGCAAAACTGTCCCAACTTCATTAGGAACAAATTTACAATAAACTTTAATACTAAACATACTATTTTTAATGCTATTTGGCCGCTTATGTTTACGATACTTCCCAAGTCTCTTGTAAATGTATAtagtgtctctgtctctgggtcTGTGAACCTGCTTTCTCTTGCGCTCTCTGTTCTATCTGGATGGTCAGCTGGTCTCCTTGGAAAGCCTCAAGATTCCAAGAGAGGTCTGCAG CTTGGGTGCAAGAACTGCGGCCATGCGTATTGTTCATCATGTCTCAGCTATAGCACCTTGGTCCCTCGTTGTGGGAATACACAGCAAAAGGTCTGCAGGCAGTGCCATGGAACCCTCACAAG ATCTGGGAAACAGGATAATGCTGCAAAATGGTCTCCACCAGAGAATTACAAAAA GCGAGTAGCTGCTCTGGAGGCTAAACAACAGGAACAAACAGCAGCAAACAAAGCGGGTAGTCACACACCAAACATGAAGTATCTAGGTCTATCAAAAGAGGACCGAGCCATTGCTGAGCGACTGGAGAAGTTAAAGGAAGAAACCAAACTGA AATCTATACCTTCTCAGCAGGAGATTGAAATGCGATTGGCCGCACTAAAGAAGGACCCTCAGCGACCTATACTCTCCACAGCAGAGATGGAGGACAGATTAGCTCTGTTAAAGGGTCAGCCACCACCTTCAAAAGCACCCAGACCT AGTTATCAGGGTCCTGATACTAGGACTCAGACGGAACAAGTCAATGACCTCTTCAAACAAATGTCAGAAGAAGCAGCCTTAGATCAAAAGTACGGCCCTGGTCTTGAAG ATGGTGAGATGAATGACCTGAATAAAGGAATTGATCCACGTAATTTCAACAATGCAGCCGACAATAACACCAAAAGCTTTGAGGAAGAGAAGAGTAATCTGCTGGACCAGGCAACAGCGGAGCTGAAGCAGGACAATTTGCACAAGGAGCAAGTTTCAAAGATCTCCCAGAGACTGGCCACACTGAAAGGAGAAGACACCAAAGCTG CTGTCGTTGACTGGAAATATGCTGAGCTGGACAGTGATGAAGAAAATGAAGAGCTGCTTAGCCAGCGAATTCTGAAACAG GTTAATGAAGAAATTGCCCTGGATGAAGCAAGTGGTTATAACATCCCTCTAGAGCGACCTAAGCCAGCTCAGGCCACACCGGCTGGGAAGAAG ttgcaGTCGACACCCACAGTGCCAACTGCTGAGGCAACAGACAGTGATGAGGAACTGCCTTGGTGCTGCATCTGCAATAGTGATGCTGTGATCCGTTGTCGTGACTGCGATGGAGACCTCTACTGCCAGAGATGTTTCAG GGAGGGTCATgataaatttgaaagaaaagaacacagaacatccAAGTACCGTCCACCAAACAAGAAGAAATAA
- the zfyve19 gene encoding abscission/NoCut checkpoint regulator isoform X4 has protein sequence MAGRCYGCASKFTLLRKELGCKNCGHAYCSSCLSYSTLVPRCGNTQQKVCRQCHGTLTRSGKQDNAAKWSPPENYKKRVAALEAKQQEQTAANKAGSHTPNMKYLGLSKEDRAIAERLEKLKEETKLKSIPSQQEIEMRLAALKKDPQRPILSTAEMEDRLALLKGQPPPSKAPRPSYQGPDTRTQTEQVNDLFKQMSEEAALDQKYGPGLEDGEMNDLNKGIDPRNFNNAADNNTKSFEEEKSNLLDQATAELKQDNLHKEQVSKISQRLATLKGEDTKAAVVDWKYAELDSDEENEELLSQRILKQVNEEIALDEASGYNIPLERPKPAQATPAGKKLQSTPTVPTAEATDSDEELPWCCICNSDAVIRCRDCDGDLYCQRCFREGHDKFERKEHRTSKYRPPNKKK, from the exons ATGGCTGGAAGATGCTATGGTTGCGCGTCTAAATTCACTCTCCTGAGGAAAGAG CTTGGGTGCAAGAACTGCGGCCATGCGTATTGTTCATCATGTCTCAGCTATAGCACCTTGGTCCCTCGTTGTGGGAATACACAGCAAAAGGTCTGCAGGCAGTGCCATGGAACCCTCACAAG ATCTGGGAAACAGGATAATGCTGCAAAATGGTCTCCACCAGAGAATTACAAAAA GCGAGTAGCTGCTCTGGAGGCTAAACAACAGGAACAAACAGCAGCAAACAAAGCGGGTAGTCACACACCAAACATGAAGTATCTAGGTCTATCAAAAGAGGACCGAGCCATTGCTGAGCGACTGGAGAAGTTAAAGGAAGAAACCAAACTGA AATCTATACCTTCTCAGCAGGAGATTGAAATGCGATTGGCCGCACTAAAGAAGGACCCTCAGCGACCTATACTCTCCACAGCAGAGATGGAGGACAGATTAGCTCTGTTAAAGGGTCAGCCACCACCTTCAAAAGCACCCAGACCT AGTTATCAGGGTCCTGATACTAGGACTCAGACGGAACAAGTCAATGACCTCTTCAAACAAATGTCAGAAGAAGCAGCCTTAGATCAAAAGTACGGCCCTGGTCTTGAAG ATGGTGAGATGAATGACCTGAATAAAGGAATTGATCCACGTAATTTCAACAATGCAGCCGACAATAACACCAAAAGCTTTGAGGAAGAGAAGAGTAATCTGCTGGACCAGGCAACAGCGGAGCTGAAGCAGGACAATTTGCACAAGGAGCAAGTTTCAAAGATCTCCCAGAGACTGGCCACACTGAAAGGAGAAGACACCAAAGCTG CTGTCGTTGACTGGAAATATGCTGAGCTGGACAGTGATGAAGAAAATGAAGAGCTGCTTAGCCAGCGAATTCTGAAACAG GTTAATGAAGAAATTGCCCTGGATGAAGCAAGTGGTTATAACATCCCTCTAGAGCGACCTAAGCCAGCTCAGGCCACACCGGCTGGGAAGAAG ttgcaGTCGACACCCACAGTGCCAACTGCTGAGGCAACAGACAGTGATGAGGAACTGCCTTGGTGCTGCATCTGCAATAGTGATGCTGTGATCCGTTGTCGTGACTGCGATGGAGACCTCTACTGCCAGAGATGTTTCAG GGAGGGTCATgataaatttgaaagaaaagaacacagaacatccAAGTACCGTCCACCAAACAAGAAGAAATAA